Proteins from one Ficedula albicollis isolate OC2 chromosome 3, FicAlb1.5, whole genome shotgun sequence genomic window:
- the C1D gene encoding nuclear nucleic acid-binding protein C1D: MEMSEDDNNMEEYPTEIHDYLAAFEKSLGSVDEMLKTMMSVSRSELLQKLDPLEQAKLDLVSVYTLNSMFWVYLATQGINPKEHPVKQELERIRTYMNKVKEITDKKKASKLDKGAASRFVKNALWEPNAENDHTSKTSAKGKKLQRD; encoded by the exons ATGGAAATGTCAGAAGATGATAATAACATGGAAGAATACCCCACTGAAATTCATGATTATCTTGCAGCATTTGAAAAGTCTCTTGGTTCTGTAGATGAGATGCTGAAGACAATGATGTCAGTTTCTAGGAGTGAGCTTTTGCAAAAG tTAGATCCTCTTGAGCAAGCAAAGCTGGATTTGGTTTCGGTGTACACGTTAAATTCTATGTTCTGGG taTACTTGGCTACCCAGGGAATCAATCCAAAGGAACATCCAGTGAAGCAAGAACTG gAGAGAATAAGAACGTATATGAACAAGGTCAAAGAAATAACAGACAAGAAAAAGGCATCCAAACTTGATAAAGGAGCTGCTTCTAGATTTGTAAAAAATGCACTCTGGGAACCAAATGCAGAAAATGATCATACTTCCAAAACTTCtgctaaaggaaaaaagctaCAGAGGGActga